A genome region from Coffea arabica cultivar ET-39 chromosome 7e, Coffea Arabica ET-39 HiFi, whole genome shotgun sequence includes the following:
- the LOC113723120 gene encoding transcription factor MYB35, whose translation MGRPPCCDKANVKRGPWTPEEDAKILAYVSRHGIGNWTLVPQKAGLNRCGKSCRLRWTNYLRPDLKHDNFTPEEEECILELHRTIGSRWSWIAKQLPGRTDNDVKNYWNTKLKKKLFNMGIDPVTHKPFSQIFTEFGKLGNLPSTINQNALLNTEPRIKPEPLLLPQKFPNANNLQIIEPYGRTLSGNFLGQAASQLQINGQETLILPHLLGGISPSTSSPSSSSSVMNFGSQSFPCEPPQLQKSPSSPSNWNETILVDPFPSAGIEQNEEDYKIRGISSPDDISSAVVQEETPLHAATSIIENEVNDKAGVSCYGLKPEPEAMRYMESSSSAADSFLESILASDRQMQLEFPELLDGFCDY comes from the exons ATGGGAAGACCTCCCTGCTGTGATAAAGCAAATGTGAAAAGAGGCCCTTGGACGCCTGAGGAAGATGCAAAGATTCTTGCGTACGTATCTCGCCATGGTATTGGCAACTGGACTTTGGTTCCTCAGAAAGCAG GGCTCAACAGATGTGGGAAGAGTTGTAGGCTCAGATGGACAAATTATCTGCGGCCTGACCTAAAGCATGACAATTTCACgcctgaagaagaagaatgcaTTCTTGAACTTCACAGAACTATAGGTAGCAG GTGGTCTTGGATAGCAAAGCAGCTGCCTGGGAGAACCGACAACGATGTGAAGAACTACTGGAACACCAAGCTGAAGAAAAAGCTCTTCAACATGGGCATAGATCCAGTAACACATAAGCCTTTCTCTCAGATTTTTACTGAGTTTGGAAAACTTGGTAATCTCCCGAGCACAATAAACCAGAATGCACTTCTTAACACTGAACCAAGAATAAAACCAGAACCCCTTTTACTTCCTCAGAAATTTCCAAATGCCAACAACCTCCAAATCATTGAGCCATATGGTCGGACCCTTTCTGGCAACTTTTTAGGTCAGGCAGCATCACAGTTACAAATCAACGGCCAAGAAACTTTAATTCTGCCACATTTACTCGGTGGAATCTCCCCTTCAACTTCATCTCCATCATCTTCGAGCAGCGTCATGAATTTTGGCTCCCAGTCTTTTCCTTGTGAACCACCTCAGCTTCAAAAATCACCCTCTTCTCCTTCTAATTGGAATGAAACAATCCTTGTTGACCCTTTTCCTTCCGCGGGTATAgaacaaaatgaagaagattACAAAATCCGAGGGATTTCCTCACCGGATGATATTTCTTCGGCAGTGGTGCAGGAAGAGACGCCCCTGCATGCTGCTACCAGCATAATTGAAAACGAAGTAAATGACAAGGCTGGCGTGTCCTGTTATGGGCTAAAACCTGAACCAGAAGCAATGCGCTATATGGAATCTTCTTCATCTGCTGCTGATTCATTCTTGGAGTCCATTCTGGCTAGTGACAGACAGATGCAGCTGGAATTTCCTGAGCTTCTGGATGGATTCTGTGATTACTGA